A stretch of the Microbacterium sp. NC79 genome encodes the following:
- a CDS encoding crotonase/enoyl-CoA hydratase family protein translates to MTEEVLVEREGRVMTITMNRPEARNALTKSMSERMAAALDELDADPTLSVAVLTGSGGAFCAGMDLKGFLRGERPSIPGRGLGGMTQTPPKKPIIAAVEGWALAGGCELVLACDLIVAARTARFGLPEVKRGLAAAAGGLFRLADRIPRQVALEVILTGDPIAAERAYEVGLVNRLAEEGGALAAAHELAAAIAANGPLAVQASKDVFTQAPNWPAQHRFVLQRPLIDHVFESNDAKEGASAFAEKREPVWTAT, encoded by the coding sequence ATGACAGAAGAGGTACTGGTCGAGCGTGAGGGTCGCGTCATGACCATCACGATGAACCGTCCCGAGGCACGAAATGCCCTCACGAAGTCGATGTCGGAGCGCATGGCGGCAGCGCTGGACGAGCTTGACGCCGACCCTACGCTGTCGGTGGCTGTTCTCACCGGATCGGGCGGCGCCTTCTGTGCCGGCATGGACCTTAAAGGCTTCTTGCGCGGCGAACGCCCGAGTATCCCCGGTCGTGGCCTCGGAGGCATGACGCAGACGCCCCCAAAGAAGCCGATCATCGCGGCTGTGGAAGGCTGGGCGCTCGCGGGAGGATGCGAACTTGTGCTCGCGTGCGACTTGATCGTTGCAGCACGCACGGCACGTTTCGGCCTGCCGGAAGTGAAGCGCGGGCTGGCGGCCGCCGCCGGCGGGCTGTTCCGTCTTGCGGATCGCATTCCTCGTCAGGTCGCGCTCGAAGTGATCCTCACGGGCGACCCGATCGCTGCCGAGCGTGCGTACGAGGTCGGTCTTGTGAACCGGCTTGCTGAGGAGGGTGGTGCTCTCGCTGCCGCTCACGAGCTCGCCGCCGCCATCGCCGCGAACGGTCCGCTGGCGGTGCAAGCAAGCAAGGACGTCTTCACCCAGGCGCCAAACTGGCCCGCACAGCATCGATTTGTATTGCAGCGCCCGCTCATTGATCACGTCTTTGAATCCAACGACGCGAAAGAAGGCGCGAGCGCTTTCGCAGAGAAGCGGGAGCCGGTATGGACAGCAACGTAG
- a CDS encoding nitronate monooxygenase family protein, giving the protein MTTDAQPRISTRFTELLGIDHPITQGGMQWVGRAELTSAVSNAGALGTLTALTQPSPDALYEEIQRTKAMTDRPFAVNLTILPTITPPPYDEYCKAIIEGGVGIVETAGNVPGMIYEMLKPHGVKTIHKCTSVRHALTAERMGADVISIDGFECAGHPGEDDIPGLVLIPRTIDALSVPVIASGGFGDGRGLAAALALGADGINMGTRFMATQEAPIHNDIKERIVAQTENDTELIFRSLRNTSRVASNEVSREVVKILADGGQFEDVRELVAGARGRRVYELGDPDLGIWTVGMVQGLITDIPPVAELVQRIVGEAIDTMTKRMSALVIGTA; this is encoded by the coding sequence ATGACAACCGATGCGCAACCGCGAATCTCTACTCGGTTTACCGAGCTGCTCGGCATAGACCATCCGATCACGCAGGGCGGAATGCAGTGGGTCGGCCGTGCCGAGCTCACGTCAGCCGTGTCCAATGCCGGAGCACTGGGTACGTTGACGGCGCTCACGCAGCCCTCGCCCGATGCGCTCTACGAGGAAATCCAGCGGACGAAGGCGATGACGGATCGTCCCTTTGCGGTGAACCTCACGATCCTGCCGACGATCACGCCGCCGCCGTACGACGAATACTGCAAGGCGATCATCGAAGGTGGCGTGGGGATCGTCGAAACAGCCGGCAACGTACCCGGCATGATCTACGAGATGCTGAAGCCGCATGGCGTCAAGACCATCCACAAATGCACCAGCGTCCGTCATGCGCTGACCGCCGAACGGATGGGTGCAGACGTCATCAGCATCGATGGCTTCGAGTGCGCCGGTCACCCCGGTGAGGACGACATCCCAGGACTGGTGCTGATTCCACGCACCATCGATGCCCTCTCTGTTCCGGTCATTGCTTCCGGTGGCTTTGGCGACGGACGTGGCCTCGCCGCTGCGCTCGCCCTGGGCGCCGATGGCATCAACATGGGTACCCGCTTCATGGCAACGCAAGAGGCGCCGATTCACAACGACATCAAGGAACGAATTGTCGCGCAGACGGAGAACGACACGGAGCTGATTTTCCGTTCGTTGCGGAACACGTCCCGTGTTGCCAGCAACGAAGTGAGTCGCGAGGTTGTCAAGATTCTGGCCGACGGCGGACAGTTCGAAGACGTCCGTGAGCTTGTGGCCGGTGCGCGAGGCCGCCGCGTTTATGAGCTCGGTGACCCGGATCTGGGTATCTGGACGGTCGGTATGGTGCAGGGCCTTATTACCGACATCCCGCCGGTGGCGGAACTCGTGCAACGCATCGTTGGCGAGGCAATCGACACGATGACCAAGCGCATGTCGGCGCTGGTTATCGGAACCGCGTGA
- a CDS encoding enoyl-CoA hydratase/isomerase family protein yields the protein MTDANDAIHLAIRDGVATVTLNRPDRRNALDADAWRDLRETVTSIRVNPDVRVTVIQGAGDHFCAGADIRAGGPRRHPLDRMRNVSDAVLAIYDLPMPTVAVVRGSAVGAGWNVALACDFVLAAEDAQFNQIFARRGLSVDCGGSWLLPRIVGPQQAKRLIYMAEMIGAAEAADLGLVLSTHAPEALEEAAMSLVDRLRAAPPAAVDMDKQLINSTWTTSFADQLLRENIAQGINFATDAPAARAAIAEGKKPEFEGKWQL from the coding sequence ATGACCGATGCAAACGACGCCATCCACCTCGCCATTCGCGACGGTGTTGCGACGGTCACACTCAACCGACCCGATCGACGCAATGCCCTTGACGCGGATGCGTGGCGAGATCTGCGGGAGACCGTCACCTCTATCCGGGTGAACCCGGACGTACGGGTCACCGTAATTCAAGGTGCCGGTGACCACTTCTGCGCGGGCGCTGACATTCGAGCGGGCGGGCCTCGACGACACCCTCTCGACCGCATGCGAAATGTGTCAGACGCGGTGCTCGCAATTTACGATTTGCCAATGCCGACGGTTGCTGTTGTGCGTGGGTCGGCCGTTGGCGCGGGATGGAACGTCGCGCTGGCGTGCGATTTTGTTCTCGCTGCCGAGGACGCCCAGTTCAATCAGATCTTCGCCCGGCGCGGGCTCTCAGTCGACTGCGGTGGCTCCTGGCTGTTGCCGCGCATTGTCGGGCCACAGCAGGCAAAGCGACTCATCTACATGGCGGAGATGATTGGTGCCGCGGAGGCCGCAGATTTGGGTCTCGTACTGAGCACCCACGCTCCCGAGGCGTTGGAGGAGGCGGCGATGAGCCTTGTCGACCGACTCCGAGCGGCGCCGCCAGCAGCGGTCGATATGGACAAACAACTCATCAACTCGACCTGGACGACATCGTTCGCCGATCAACTCCTCCGCGAAAACATCGCGCAGGGCATCAACTTTGCAACCGATGCGCCTGCCGCCCGTGCGGCAATCGCCGAGGGGAAAAAGCCCGAATTCGAAGGAAAGTGGCAACTATGA
- a CDS encoding thiolase family protein produces the protein MRDAVIVEAVRTPVGKVRGALRETHPASLSSDVLRALVSRTGIDPSIIDDVVWGCVSQAGEQAGNIARTAILGAGFPEQVPGTTVDRQCGSSQQSVEFAAALVMAGLRDVVVAGGVESMSRVPMGSARMDAASPLGPYVEERYGVKRFSQGHGADEIARRWNISRTELDELAYESHERAASATDEGRFDGQIVAIDGVDSDGNSVTVRHDQGIRRTTSAEGLASLAPAFGDDGFHTAGNSSQMSDGAAALLVTTSENAARLGLKPIVRIHTSVAVGVDPRTMLTGPIPATQRALERASLSISDMESFEINEAFASVVGAWLRDTGADPRRTNPDGGAIALGHPLGGSGARLMTTLIHRMVNNGHRYGLQSMCEGGGMANATILERLA, from the coding sequence ATGCGGGACGCAGTCATCGTCGAAGCAGTGCGCACACCGGTAGGCAAGGTGCGTGGAGCATTACGGGAAACACACCCAGCCTCGCTGTCTTCCGACGTCCTCCGGGCGCTGGTCTCGCGTACCGGGATTGATCCGAGCATCATTGACGACGTGGTCTGGGGATGCGTATCCCAAGCGGGAGAGCAAGCGGGCAACATTGCCCGCACGGCCATCCTTGGAGCGGGCTTTCCGGAACAGGTTCCGGGAACGACGGTCGACCGTCAGTGCGGATCCTCCCAGCAATCTGTCGAGTTCGCTGCGGCGCTCGTCATGGCTGGACTCCGCGATGTCGTTGTTGCAGGTGGGGTCGAGTCGATGAGCCGGGTACCGATGGGGTCCGCACGCATGGATGCTGCCAGCCCGCTGGGCCCATATGTGGAAGAGCGTTACGGGGTTAAACGGTTCAGTCAGGGCCACGGTGCGGACGAAATTGCTCGTCGTTGGAACATATCTCGCACCGAACTTGATGAACTGGCATACGAATCGCACGAGCGTGCGGCCTCGGCCACCGACGAAGGTCGATTCGATGGACAGATCGTTGCAATTGATGGAGTCGACTCCGATGGCAATAGCGTCACCGTCCGCCATGACCAAGGTATTCGCCGAACGACGTCGGCGGAAGGTTTGGCGTCGCTCGCACCCGCATTTGGTGACGATGGATTTCACACGGCGGGCAACTCATCGCAGATGTCAGATGGTGCCGCCGCGCTATTGGTGACGACTTCGGAAAACGCGGCTCGTCTTGGGCTCAAGCCGATCGTCCGCATTCACACATCCGTCGCCGTGGGGGTTGACCCCCGGACCATGCTGACGGGTCCGATTCCAGCAACCCAGCGCGCCCTTGAGAGGGCCTCCCTTTCGATCTCTGACATGGAGTCGTTCGAGATCAACGAAGCGTTTGCAAGCGTCGTTGGCGCCTGGCTCCGCGACACAGGTGCCGACCCCCGACGCACGAACCCTGACGGCGGCGCAATCGCTCTGGGGCATCCACTCGGCGGATCTGGGGCACGTCTCATGACGACTCTGATTCACCGCATGGTCAACAACGGCCATCGGTACGGGCTGCAGTCCATGTGTGAAGGGGGAGGCATGGCGAATGCCACGATCTTGGAGCGATTGGCATGA
- a CDS encoding ABC transporter substrate-binding protein: MRVKPRGLAVLGLFALVATAAACSGPATPAPETEKPAASGAPSEAPADACATPANGEEIVLTVSNPIEGFAPLIIAMESGAFEEAGLNVTVEKISAADSLAQIGQGRFDGQLTSYGAGNFNVVASGIEMKWIAPFYELPLDTDKPLPGYWANTKYVGTADDADLTGLEGQTIGSPTGGTGAGGLVLAQALEDDGLTLDAITFTTISGADALVALENDAVAGTWLSAPFTETAAKNPNLRLAATYQPGLNGSGIIVGSKLLDRPDVLVKFLQVLAETNEAYLQGDYHKNADTLEYLATGLDQEADTIANGVPLIFDATLDMSDAVAYLENLQNFLRSQGALDYAENVPASELMSTEFAEQAASCLK; the protein is encoded by the coding sequence ATGCGAGTCAAACCCCGAGGCCTAGCAGTACTGGGCCTCTTCGCCCTTGTCGCTACCGCCGCCGCCTGCAGCGGCCCAGCCACCCCCGCACCTGAGACGGAAAAGCCGGCTGCGTCCGGGGCTCCATCGGAGGCACCCGCCGATGCCTGCGCAACCCCCGCGAACGGTGAGGAGATCGTCCTGACGGTCAGTAACCCGATCGAGGGCTTTGCTCCGCTGATCATTGCCATGGAGTCAGGCGCGTTCGAAGAAGCCGGACTCAACGTCACCGTGGAAAAGATATCCGCCGCAGACTCCCTCGCGCAGATCGGCCAGGGCCGATTCGACGGCCAACTCACCTCATATGGCGCCGGAAACTTCAACGTGGTCGCCAGCGGCATCGAAATGAAGTGGATCGCTCCGTTCTACGAGCTTCCCTTGGACACGGACAAGCCACTGCCGGGCTACTGGGCGAACACGAAATACGTCGGAACCGCCGATGACGCCGATCTCACTGGCCTCGAAGGTCAAACGATCGGATCCCCAACCGGCGGAACTGGTGCCGGTGGACTCGTGCTCGCACAGGCCCTGGAAGACGATGGCCTCACCCTGGATGCCATCACGTTCACAACAATCTCCGGTGCAGACGCACTCGTGGCACTCGAGAATGACGCCGTGGCCGGTACCTGGCTGTCGGCACCATTCACCGAAACCGCCGCAAAGAACCCGAACCTCCGCCTTGCCGCGACCTATCAGCCCGGGCTGAATGGTTCCGGAATCATCGTCGGATCGAAGCTCCTTGACCGTCCCGACGTACTGGTGAAGTTCCTCCAGGTTCTCGCGGAAACCAATGAAGCGTACCTGCAGGGCGACTACCACAAGAACGCGGACACCCTGGAGTATCTCGCCACCGGGCTCGACCAGGAGGCTGACACCATCGCGAACGGCGTGCCCCTGATCTTCGACGCCACGCTCGACATGTCGGACGCCGTTGCGTATCTGGAAAACCTACAGAACTTCTTGCGTTCGCAGGGGGCACTGGACTACGCCGAAAACGTGCCAGCCAGCGAGCTGATGTCAACGGAGTTTGCCGAACAAGCAGCCTCCTGTCTGAAATAA